Proteins from a single region of Vicinamibacterales bacterium:
- a CDS encoding acyclic terpene utilization AtuA family protein, which translates to MSQLPAPRFGGPAGRPLRIGCGAGYSGDRIEPAVELVERGDLDVIVFECLAERTIALAQQAKAADPEGGFDPRLDERMRAVLPDAIRRGIRIVTNMGAANPPAAAARVAALGRQFGIGGFTIAVVTGDDVRAAVTSGGFSTTETGEPLDEHNVVSANAYLGAEPIAEALRRGADVVITGRVADPSLFLAPIAVHHGWALDDWALAGRGTLVGHLLECAGQVTGGYFADPGVKDVPALARLGFPLAEVEADGSAVITKVAGSGGIVTAATCTEQLLYEIHDPSAYVTPDVVADFSGAQVDDLGNDRVRVHGASGRPRPGTLKASVGQFDGWIGEGQISYAGPNAVGRGRLASEIVLERLRLIGLTPLELRADLIGVDALHGADPSRAGDPYEVRLRVAARTASQEDAWRVAREVESLFTNGPAGGGGATMNVRRVLAMRSTLIARDRVSWRVDYVTVP; encoded by the coding sequence GTGAGCCAGCTCCCCGCTCCGCGCTTCGGTGGACCAGCCGGGCGGCCGCTGCGCATCGGCTGCGGCGCCGGCTACTCCGGCGATCGCATCGAGCCGGCCGTCGAGCTCGTCGAACGCGGCGATCTCGACGTCATCGTCTTCGAGTGCCTCGCCGAGCGGACGATCGCACTGGCCCAGCAGGCCAAGGCTGCCGACCCCGAGGGCGGATTCGATCCGCGGCTCGACGAGCGCATGCGCGCCGTGCTGCCGGACGCCATCCGGCGCGGCATCCGTATCGTCACCAACATGGGCGCGGCGAATCCACCGGCCGCCGCAGCGCGCGTCGCAGCGCTCGGACGGCAGTTCGGCATCGGCGGCTTCACCATCGCGGTCGTCACCGGCGACGACGTGCGTGCAGCGGTGACCAGCGGCGGCTTCAGCACGACGGAAACGGGCGAGCCACTCGACGAGCACAACGTCGTGTCCGCGAATGCCTATCTCGGCGCCGAGCCGATCGCCGAAGCCTTGCGCCGCGGCGCCGACGTCGTCATCACGGGACGCGTGGCCGATCCGTCACTGTTCCTCGCGCCGATCGCCGTGCACCACGGCTGGGCGCTCGACGACTGGGCGCTCGCCGGACGCGGCACGCTCGTTGGTCACCTGCTCGAGTGCGCCGGACAGGTGACAGGCGGCTACTTCGCCGATCCCGGCGTCAAGGACGTGCCCGCCCTGGCCCGCCTGGGCTTTCCGCTCGCGGAGGTGGAGGCCGACGGCAGCGCGGTGATTACCAAGGTCGCCGGATCAGGCGGCATCGTCACCGCCGCAACCTGCACGGAGCAGCTGCTCTACGAAATCCACGATCCGTCGGCGTACGTCACCCCCGATGTCGTCGCCGACTTCAGCGGCGCGCAAGTCGACGATCTCGGCAACGATCGCGTCCGAGTGCACGGCGCCAGCGGCCGGCCGCGGCCGGGCACGCTGAAAGCTTCGGTCGGCCAGTTCGACGGCTGGATCGGCGAAGGGCAGATCTCCTACGCCGGGCCCAACGCGGTCGGCCGCGGCCGGCTGGCCTCGGAGATCGTCCTCGAGCGGCTGCGGCTGATCGGACTGACGCCGCTGGAGCTGCGCGCCGATCTGATCGGCGTCGACGCCCTGCACGGCGCCGATCCGTCGCGCGCCGGCGATCCCTACGAAGTGCGCCTGCGCGTCGCTGCGCGAACGGCGTCGCAGGAGGATGCCTGGCGCGTCGCGAGGGAAGTCGAGTCGCTCTTCACCAACGGACCCGCGGGCGGCGGCGGCGCAACGATGAACGTGCGGCGCGTGCTGGCGATGCGCTCGACGCTGATCGCCCGCGATCGCGTATCGTGGCGCGTCGATTACGTGACCGTCCCATGA
- a CDS encoding SLC13 family permease — translation MLAALGFLTVAALFVLVVSRLASPLVALIAVPIAGALAGGFGLSTAKFIVAGIQQIAPVAAMFVFAILYFGIITDAGTLEPVINAILRAVGARPSRVVVGSALLALLVHLDGSGAVTFLVAVPAMLPLYDRLGIERRVLACVVSLAAGVNFLPWTGPMIRASASLHIPVAQLFRPLVPVQLVGLAFVFGVAWLLGRRAERALSRGARRGQTGVKPGSDAGLTPLWHPNSQDRTANSPQRWSDPGLTPVEPRSDPGLTRPRLRWVNGLITVVIMAVMIAGTVDPAVMFMIGTALVLTINYPDPDAQRARIDAHARAALMMAGILLAAGAFTGIMKESGMLPAMAHAAVGFVPPRMAGHIPVALAVVSMPLSLLFDPDSFYLGVLPVIADVAGQFGVPAAHVGQAALLGQMTTGFPVSPLTPATFLVVGLTGVEFSEHQRFTGPLLFAATLIMTAAAVIFGVFPL, via the coding sequence ATGCTCGCGGCCCTGGGATTCCTGACCGTCGCAGCGCTCTTCGTTCTCGTCGTCAGCCGGCTGGCGTCGCCGCTGGTCGCGCTGATCGCCGTGCCGATCGCCGGCGCGCTGGCTGGCGGTTTCGGTCTGTCCACGGCGAAGTTCATCGTCGCCGGCATCCAGCAGATCGCCCCCGTTGCGGCGATGTTCGTGTTCGCGATCCTCTACTTCGGGATCATCACCGACGCGGGCACGCTCGAGCCGGTCATCAACGCGATCCTTCGCGCGGTCGGCGCCCGCCCGTCGCGCGTGGTCGTCGGCTCGGCGCTGCTGGCGCTGCTCGTCCATCTCGACGGCTCCGGCGCGGTGACGTTTCTGGTCGCCGTGCCGGCGATGCTGCCGCTTTACGATCGGCTCGGCATCGAGCGGCGCGTGCTGGCGTGCGTGGTGTCGCTCGCGGCAGGCGTCAATTTCCTGCCGTGGACGGGCCCGATGATCCGCGCGTCGGCATCGCTGCACATCCCCGTCGCGCAGCTCTTCCGTCCCCTGGTGCCGGTGCAGCTCGTCGGCCTGGCGTTCGTCTTCGGCGTCGCCTGGCTGCTGGGCCGTCGCGCCGAACGCGCTCTCAGCCGCGGCGCCCGCCGGGGTCAGACTGGGGTCAAACCGGGGTCAGACGCGGGTCTGACCCCGCTCTGGCACCCTAATTCCCAGGATCGAACAGCGAACAGCCCACAGAGGTGGTCTGACCCCGGTCTGACCCCGGTCGAACCCCGGTCTGACCCCGGTCTGACCCGGCCGCGGCTGCGGTGGGTGAACGGGCTGATCACGGTCGTGATCATGGCGGTGATGATCGCCGGCACGGTCGACCCCGCGGTGATGTTCATGATCGGCACGGCGCTCGTCCTGACCATCAACTACCCGGATCCCGACGCGCAGCGCGCTCGGATCGACGCGCACGCCAGGGCCGCGCTGATGATGGCCGGCATCCTGCTCGCCGCCGGCGCGTTCACCGGCATCATGAAGGAAAGCGGCATGCTCCCCGCCATGGCGCACGCCGCGGTCGGGTTCGTGCCGCCGCGGATGGCGGGTCACATCCCCGTCGCCCTGGCCGTCGTCTCGATGCCGCTCAGCCTGCTCTTCGATCCCGACTCGTTCTATCTCGGCGTCCTGCCGGTCATCGCCGACGTCGCCGGCCAGTTCGGCGTCCCCGCCGCGCACGTCGGGCAGGCGGCGCTCCTCGGCCAGATGACGACAGGCTTCCCGGTGAGCCCGCTGACGCCGGCGACGTTTCTCGTCGTCGGACTGACCGGCGTCGAGTTCAGCGAGCATCAGCGCTTCACCGGACCGCTGCTCTTCGCCGCGACGCTGATAATGACCGCGGCGGCGGTGATCTTCGGGGTCTTCCCGTTGTGA